The Hydrogenimonas thermophila genome includes a window with the following:
- a CDS encoding transposase family protein, whose translation MEPELLKILKEHISEQARPQGRQYSLPVIMFLSIIAILMGAKNPIEVYKWMKANAKRKEIKKLLGVEFIRIPGRSRLYDFFEIVDKDELETAFR comes from the coding sequence ATGGAGCCAGAATTATTGAAAATTTTAAAAGAGCATATATCAGAACAGGCAAGACCACAGGGGAGACAGTATAGTTTGCCGGTAATAATGTTTTTATCGATAATAGCTATATTAATGGGAGCAAAGAATCCAATAGAGGTATATAAATGGATGAAAGCAAATGCTAAAAGGAAGGAGATAAAAAAATTACTAGGAGTAGAGTTTATACGAATACCTGGGAGATCAAGATTATATGATTTTTTTGAGATAGTAGATAAAGATGAATTAGAGACGGCTTTTAGAAA